One Novosphingobium sp. G106 DNA segment encodes these proteins:
- the hisD gene encoding histidinol dehydrogenase — protein MTRVPAPPALEGKLEYIKTPVQDQHADNNQVAGLVTGILKDVRERGDAAVREYASKFDNSNLEQFEVTPAERQQALDLLDPQTRADTEFAIENVRRFAEAQLSTILPLEVEPIPGLHLGHRVIPIQRVGAYVPGGRFPLLSAPIMTIVPGKVAGCDEVVACLPPNAHKAMVAGCHLSGADRIFLIGGAQAIAAMAYGTEKVPQVDKIMGPGNAFVNEAKRQVFGPVGIDQLAGPSEIFVVADATGNPELIATDLLGQAEHDVRTRVGLITTDRALAEATKAEVARQLETLATAKVAAESWANYGEIVFCADEAAMIAYSDYVAAEHLQVHTADPHAFAKKLRNYGSLFIGENASVVYSDKNVGTNHTLPTMGAGKYTGGLWVGSYVKIATYQWLEESAIRAVAPPAIRQSGSEGLEGHQKAAAIRFDRLKTPA, from the coding sequence ATGACCCGCGTTCCCGCCCCGCCGGCCCTCGAAGGCAAGCTCGAATACATCAAGACCCCGGTTCAGGATCAGCACGCTGACAATAACCAGGTTGCCGGCCTCGTCACGGGCATCCTGAAAGATGTGCGCGAACGCGGCGATGCGGCCGTGCGCGAATATGCGAGCAAGTTCGACAATTCGAACTTGGAACAGTTCGAAGTCACGCCCGCCGAAAGGCAGCAGGCCCTGGATCTGCTCGATCCGCAGACACGTGCGGATACGGAATTTGCCATCGAAAACGTCCGCCGTTTCGCCGAAGCGCAGCTTTCGACGATCCTGCCGCTGGAAGTGGAGCCGATTCCGGGCCTTCACCTGGGCCACCGCGTCATTCCGATCCAGCGCGTCGGCGCCTATGTGCCCGGCGGCCGTTTCCCGCTCCTTTCCGCGCCGATCATGACGATCGTCCCGGGCAAGGTCGCGGGCTGCGACGAGGTCGTTGCTTGCCTGCCGCCCAATGCGCACAAGGCCATGGTCGCCGGCTGCCACCTGTCGGGCGCGGACCGAATCTTCCTTATCGGCGGCGCCCAGGCGATCGCTGCCATGGCCTATGGCACTGAGAAGGTGCCGCAGGTCGACAAGATCATGGGGCCGGGCAATGCCTTCGTGAACGAGGCCAAGCGCCAGGTGTTCGGTCCTGTCGGGATTGACCAGCTTGCGGGTCCTTCGGAGATCTTCGTCGTCGCCGATGCGACGGGCAATCCCGAACTGATCGCCACGGACCTTCTCGGCCAGGCGGAACATGACGTCCGCACGCGGGTTGGCCTGATCACCACCGATCGCGCGTTGGCCGAAGCGACGAAGGCCGAGGTCGCGCGCCAGCTAGAGACCCTTGCCACCGCCAAGGTCGCGGCGGAAAGCTGGGCCAATTATGGCGAGATCGTCTTCTGTGCGGACGAGGCCGCGATGATCGCCTATTCCGACTACGTCGCTGCCGAGCATCTCCAGGTGCACACGGCCGATCCCCACGCCTTTGCCAAGAAACTGCGCAACTACGGCTCGCTGTTCATCGGCGAGAACGCCAGCGTCGTCTATTCGGACAAGAACGTCGGCACCAACCACACGCTGCCGACGATGGGCGCGGGCAAGTACACGGGCGGTCTGTGGGTCGGATCCTATGTGAAGATCGCGACTTATCAGTGGCTCGAGGAGTCCGCGATCCGCGCAGTGGCGCCGCCGGCCATTCGCCAGAGCGGCAGCGAAGGTCTCGAAGGCCACCAGAAGGCCGCCGCCATTCGTTTCGATCGCCTCAAGACGCCAGCCTGA
- a CDS encoding LacI family DNA-binding transcriptional regulator, producing the protein MDQPVKSTQPLRRATSYDVARAAGVSQSAVSRCFAPGGSIAPATRKRIEKVAAELGYRPNALAQGLISGRTNMVAVLISSATNLYYPEVLEELTRRLTERDTRVLLFSLRSEGEVDDVLDQVWRHSVDGVISAARLSDAQIQLFEDHRVPLVLYNRMPAKARAASVCCDSAAGETELVERLLAAGHRDFGIIAGPEDSYVGEERRRAALDRLAAAGFDKVPVVRGDFSYTGGGEGLRQLMADKSGLDAIICGNDQMAIGAIDAAREDFKLTIPDDLSIVGFDGTAPASWSSYRVTSIRQPVRRMTEAAVSMLIERIENDTVSAERRLFAGELVAGASARIG; encoded by the coding sequence ATGGATCAGCCTGTAAAATCGACCCAGCCGCTGCGTCGGGCGACGTCCTATGACGTCGCGCGCGCCGCGGGGGTCTCGCAATCCGCCGTATCCCGCTGCTTCGCACCTGGCGGCAGCATCGCGCCGGCCACGCGCAAGCGCATCGAAAAAGTGGCGGCAGAGCTCGGCTATCGGCCGAATGCGCTGGCACAGGGCCTGATATCGGGGCGGACCAACATGGTCGCCGTGCTGATCTCCAGCGCGACCAATCTCTATTACCCGGAAGTGTTGGAAGAACTGACCCGCCGGCTGACCGAGCGCGACACCCGCGTGCTGCTGTTTTCGCTGCGCTCCGAAGGCGAGGTAGACGACGTGCTGGACCAGGTCTGGCGGCATAGCGTCGACGGCGTCATATCTGCTGCGCGCCTGTCCGATGCGCAGATCCAGCTGTTCGAGGATCACCGAGTGCCTCTGGTCCTCTACAACCGCATGCCGGCCAAGGCACGTGCCGCCAGCGTCTGCTGCGATTCCGCTGCGGGCGAAACCGAACTGGTCGAGCGGTTGCTGGCAGCGGGGCATCGCGATTTCGGCATCATCGCCGGCCCTGAGGATTCCTACGTCGGCGAGGAGCGGCGGCGAGCGGCGCTCGATCGCCTGGCCGCCGCGGGTTTCGACAAGGTGCCCGTCGTCCGCGGCGATTTCAGCTATACCGGCGGCGGCGAAGGACTGCGCCAGTTGATGGCGGACAAATCAGGCCTCGATGCGATCATCTGCGGCAACGACCAGATGGCAATCGGCGCGATCGACGCCGCGCGCGAGGACTTCAAGCTGACAATACCCGACGACCTCTCGATCGTCGGCTTCGACGGCACGGCGCCTGCCAGCTGGTCAAGCTACCGCGTGACCTCGATCCGCCAACCCGTGCGCCGCATGACCGAAGCGGCGGTGTCGATGCTGATCGAACGCATCGAGAATGACACGGTATCGGCCGAGCGCCGGCTTTTCGCAGGCGAACTGGTCGCCGGAGCATCCGCACGAATCGGCTGA
- a CDS encoding MFS transporter, with amino-acid sequence MKPAQPPIPDPTDTIDQALAVGTDGGALLFDDAALPPTEPASQEGHYPPLSRGIVAFAFLMVAEFFYSWAWNSVDVLRPYIRESLGLTLTEAGSGYSAQGAGALIGAVVMGQLADRFGRRKMLAVVMIGYGLTLAAGTLVTSYVAYLADRFVLGLFMGGIFPIVVGIYVGLFASNVAGRLASLINAIFGCAVTLLGVASGAVGGDWKWLLWIGGIPPVLLAGFAFVLIPKTADARGPASGSKPRAPVLDLFARGVRLQTLALAALMGLNFFGYQAFSGWLTTYLRDVRHLSPTILGDLVAWQFAANILGGFFWGWAGDKFGRRFNALGFLGAAIAIVVYLNLGANVVVLGSVGALYGFMLSSSVVWGPWLTELYPPHLKSTAASIFNWGRIVSFFAPLVTGSLATSFGLGATMGVASVTFVIAGLIWLALPETHANPLLPGRRLNTR; translated from the coding sequence ATGAAGCCTGCCCAGCCCCCGATACCTGATCCGACCGATACGATCGATCAAGCGCTGGCCGTCGGCACCGACGGCGGCGCGCTGCTCTTTGACGACGCCGCCCTCCCCCCTACCGAGCCGGCGTCGCAGGAAGGCCACTATCCCCCTCTCTCCCGGGGAATAGTGGCCTTCGCCTTTCTGATGGTCGCGGAATTCTTCTACAGCTGGGCGTGGAATTCGGTCGACGTGCTGCGGCCCTATATTCGCGAGAGCCTGGGCCTGACCTTGACCGAGGCCGGTTCGGGCTATTCGGCGCAGGGCGCCGGCGCGTTGATCGGCGCCGTGGTCATGGGCCAGCTCGCCGACCGCTTCGGCCGCCGCAAGATGCTCGCTGTGGTCATGATCGGCTATGGCCTGACGCTCGCCGCGGGCACGCTCGTCACCAGCTACGTCGCCTATCTCGCCGATCGCTTCGTGCTCGGCCTGTTCATGGGCGGCATCTTCCCGATCGTCGTCGGCATCTATGTCGGCCTGTTTGCCAGCAATGTCGCCGGACGGCTGGCGAGCCTGATCAATGCCATCTTCGGCTGCGCGGTGACGCTTCTGGGCGTGGCCAGCGGCGCCGTGGGCGGGGACTGGAAATGGCTGCTCTGGATCGGCGGAATTCCGCCCGTGCTGCTGGCGGGCTTCGCCTTCGTGCTGATCCCGAAGACTGCCGACGCGCGCGGCCCCGCCTCGGGCAGCAAGCCGCGAGCGCCCGTGCTCGACCTCTTCGCCCGCGGCGTGCGCCTGCAGACTCTGGCGCTGGCCGCGCTGATGGGCCTCAACTTCTTCGGCTATCAGGCCTTCAGCGGCTGGCTGACGACCTACCTGCGCGATGTCCGCCATCTGAGCCCGACGATCCTGGGCGATCTCGTAGCCTGGCAGTTCGCCGCGAACATTCTCGGCGGCTTCTTCTGGGGTTGGGCCGGCGACAAGTTCGGCCGCCGGTTCAACGCGCTGGGCTTCCTCGGTGCGGCGATCGCCATCGTCGTCTACCTCAATCTCGGCGCCAATGTCGTCGTGCTGGGATCGGTCGGCGCACTCTATGGTTTCATGCTGTCCTCGAGCGTGGTCTGGGGACCCTGGCTGACCGAACTCTACCCGCCGCACCTCAAGTCGACCGCCGCCTCGATCTTCAACTGGGGCCGCATCGTCAGCTTCTTCGCGCCGCTGGTCACCGGGTCGCTCGCCACGAGCTTCGGCCTTGGTGCGACTATGGGAGTGGCGAGTGTAACCTTCGTCATCGCCGGCCTCATCTGGCTGGCCTTGCCCGAAACGCACGCGAACCCGCTGCTGCCCGGCCGCCGCCTGAATACGCGCTGA
- a CDS encoding cupin domain-containing protein has translation MTLWTQEAMNARLVRYADLIPCRTAFIDTKTPGSTEKENFTIIGAGVSESADQHVHITEKHGFNIGAARQPFGCVNSQHSHDTAEVFMIHSGRWRLLFGPNCEDGSLEIGPGDVCSVPIHMFRGFEKVDEGKGMLFTVLGEDDPGKVTWAPAVFEAAADHGLKLTKGGMLIDTSDGDYKLKEVELEDGIDPDAIAELRTPPLEKLQECIATYDSVRQAPNPHSPLAAEGVEEAGIITPRPTRDGFPAGPISGWWPQDFNLRLLTLQTGAYVPLHSRQEAEVLIVQEGTLEVSWADGAIVMGAGDTLTVPIGLVHAFRNTASVPAVAFVARGTEDPGLPVFQS, from the coding sequence GTGACCCTTTGGACGCAGGAAGCCATGAACGCGCGATTGGTGCGCTATGCCGATTTGATACCATGTCGGACGGCCTTCATTGACACTAAGACGCCGGGATCGACCGAGAAGGAAAATTTCACGATCATCGGCGCCGGTGTTTCGGAAAGCGCGGACCAGCATGTCCACATCACCGAGAAGCACGGCTTCAATATTGGTGCCGCGCGCCAGCCGTTCGGTTGCGTCAATTCGCAGCATAGCCACGATACGGCCGAAGTATTCATGATCCATTCGGGCCGCTGGCGCCTGCTGTTCGGCCCGAACTGCGAGGATGGTTCGCTGGAAATTGGGCCGGGCGATGTATGCTCGGTACCGATCCACATGTTCCGCGGTTTCGAGAAGGTCGATGAAGGCAAAGGCATGCTGTTCACCGTGCTTGGCGAGGACGACCCGGGCAAGGTGACCTGGGCGCCGGCAGTGTTCGAAGCGGCGGCCGATCATGGGCTCAAGCTCACGAAGGGCGGGATGTTGATCGATACGTCGGACGGCGACTACAAGCTCAAGGAAGTTGAACTGGAAGATGGGATCGATCCCGATGCCATCGCGGAGCTAAGGACGCCGCCGCTGGAAAAGCTGCAGGAGTGCATCGCGACCTACGACAGCGTCAGGCAGGCTCCCAATCCGCATTCGCCGCTCGCGGCCGAAGGCGTCGAGGAAGCCGGCATAATCACGCCCCGGCCGACGCGCGACGGCTTCCCGGCAGGCCCTATTTCGGGCTGGTGGCCGCAGGACTTCAACCTGCGCCTCCTGACCTTACAGACCGGCGCCTACGTCCCGCTGCACAGCCGCCAGGAAGCCGAAGTCCTCATCGTCCAAGAAGGCACACTGGAAGTCAGTTGGGCCGATGGCGCGATCGTTATGGGCGCCGGCGATACGCTGACGGTGCCGATCGGCCTTGTGCACGCCTTCCGCAACACCGCCTCCGTACCGGCCGTCGCCTTCGTGGCGCGCGGCACGGAGGACCCTGGGCTTCCCGTGTTCCAGAGCTGA
- a CDS encoding DMT family transporter, translating to MTVRAGRLGLLGGLAPLIAAMVSVCVGNSFAKGLFPLAGASGANALRLGLSALLLIAVFRPWRWRIGRAGWAVVVPYGATIACMNLCFYMALRTLPLGIAIAIEFLGPLGVAIYYSVRKADYLWIGCAALGVGSLLYPGRAMRRSIPSGWRSSWPRRWPGHSTSSPASARARCCPKARWSASAFASQR from the coding sequence ATGACCGTTCGCGCCGGGCGGCTGGGCTTGCTCGGCGGCCTTGCCCCGTTGATCGCGGCCATGGTCTCGGTCTGCGTTGGCAATTCCTTCGCCAAAGGCCTGTTTCCGTTGGCCGGAGCTTCTGGCGCCAATGCGCTCCGGCTCGGGCTTTCGGCGCTGCTGCTGATCGCGGTATTCCGACCCTGGCGCTGGCGGATCGGCCGCGCCGGCTGGGCCGTCGTCGTGCCCTATGGCGCGACGATCGCCTGCATGAACCTGTGTTTCTACATGGCTTTGCGGACGCTGCCGCTGGGCATTGCCATAGCGATCGAGTTCCTCGGGCCGTTGGGCGTGGCGATCTACTATTCAGTTCGCAAGGCGGACTACCTGTGGATTGGCTGCGCCGCGCTTGGGGTGGGTAGCCTACTTTACCCGGGTCGAGCCATGCGGCGATCGATCCCGTCGGGCTGGCGTTCGTCCTGGCCGCGGCGCTGGCCTGGGCACTCTACATCGTCACCGGCAAGCGCGCGAGCGAGGTGCTGCCCGAAAGCCAGGTGGTCTGCCTCGGCATTTGCGTCGCAGCGCTGA
- a CDS encoding EamA family transporter, producing MAAALAWALYIVTGKRASEVLPESQVVCLGICVAALIAVPVGFVTAGTRLAEPATLATGAVVAVLASAIPFSLEMIALKRLPRHVFGVVVSLEPAIGAFAALAILGERLALIQCLAIGALIAASAGISLNHSVESSVPPQV from the coding sequence CTGGCCGCGGCGCTGGCCTGGGCACTCTACATCGTCACCGGCAAGCGCGCGAGCGAGGTGCTGCCCGAAAGCCAGGTGGTCTGCCTCGGCATTTGCGTCGCAGCGCTGATCGCGGTTCCCGTGGGCTTCGTGACGGCCGGTACTCGCCTGGCTGAGCCGGCGACCCTTGCCACCGGCGCTGTGGTTGCCGTTCTGGCGAGCGCCATCCCGTTTTCGCTCGAGATGATTGCGCTAAAACGGCTCCCGCGCCATGTCTTCGGCGTGGTCGTCAGCCTGGAGCCGGCAATCGGGGCCTTTGCCGCGCTGGCGATCCTGGGAGAGCGGCTGGCGTTGATCCAGTGCCTCGCGATCGGTGCGCTGATCGCGGCCTCGGCGGGGATATCGCTCAACCATTCGGTAGAAAGCTCGGTCCCGCCGCAGGTCTGA
- a CDS encoding TonB-dependent receptor yields the protein MSNRFWFGSVSALTMALCTSAAMAQDTSAAAPDDTSASTGMADIVVTAQRRSERLQDVPLSVTALSGDDLSRSRITDASRLQLLSPGLTWGQQGADSFPAIRGVRTQLVSAQSDPVIGFYLDGVYQSRTQQQSIPLFDIARVEVQRGPQGTLYGRNTFGGNISVVSQLPTKNFEAGFNAAAGSYNLRQFDAFVNLPVTDTLQVRVAGYHSEHDGYVRSTTNPDIRFNDENQSALRASLLFTPTEQFEVQVHAGYWERNDAGGGAYGYKTVGTLINPATGTRSINGQPYAVNPSVRNGTRFVNGVDIGVPVTGDEYNVQWDYQPTEYLREKYVNGQLSYDFGGVAIKSITGYTKFRSRRSGDLDQSSVVFPAPGVASAFAGSGIQQPDTDVKTFSQELQLSSTDKSSPLQWIAGAYYFHDMLNELYSQVYTAPTATALGTRSRTQIDTKAYALYGQATYSLIPDTLRLTAGVRYSDETKNYVITNFTAPVGTFNFNTQTAARGAGQAKFNKVTWRAGAEFNVTRDNMIYASVSTGFESGGINNNSSNALIPQSYAPQTVTAYELGSKNKFADGRVILNASLFYNKYKDLQITILDPLTNLSYYASAGAARSYGAEFELKTLPVDGLHVDLTAALLNAKFTKYVRPNPFGDTTTVNLAGKRVPTSPTLKTTASISYDADLGSAGTISPRVDVLYSTKYYSTDYNTVLDLQKSYATVDASLRYTPESGAFYLEGFVNNLTDKAVIYSATLGGAARVQESFSPPRVWGVRLGAKLR from the coding sequence ATGAGCAATCGTTTCTGGTTCGGCAGCGTGTCGGCACTGACCATGGCATTGTGCACTTCGGCTGCTATGGCTCAGGATACGTCAGCCGCCGCTCCTGACGATACCTCCGCGTCGACCGGCATGGCCGACATCGTCGTTACCGCCCAGCGCCGCAGCGAACGCCTCCAGGACGTGCCGCTTTCCGTGACCGCGCTCAGCGGCGACGATCTTTCCCGCAGTCGCATTACCGATGCCAGCCGCCTGCAGCTCCTGTCGCCGGGCCTGACCTGGGGCCAGCAGGGCGCCGACTCCTTCCCCGCCATCCGCGGCGTGCGTACCCAGCTCGTCAGCGCGCAGAGCGATCCGGTCATCGGCTTCTACCTCGACGGCGTCTACCAGAGCCGCACCCAGCAGCAGTCGATCCCGCTGTTCGACATCGCCCGCGTCGAGGTCCAGCGCGGCCCGCAGGGCACGCTCTATGGCCGCAACACTTTTGGTGGCAACATCTCGGTCGTCAGCCAGCTACCGACCAAGAACTTCGAGGCCGGCTTCAACGCCGCTGCCGGCAGCTACAACCTGCGCCAGTTCGATGCCTTCGTGAACCTGCCCGTGACCGATACGCTGCAAGTCCGCGTCGCCGGCTACCACAGCGAGCATGACGGCTACGTCCGCTCGACCACCAATCCCGATATTCGCTTCAACGACGAGAACCAGTCGGCCCTGCGCGCCAGCCTGCTGTTTACTCCGACCGAGCAGTTCGAGGTCCAGGTCCACGCCGGCTATTGGGAACGCAACGATGCCGGCGGCGGCGCGTATGGCTACAAGACCGTCGGCACGCTGATCAATCCGGCGACTGGCACGCGCTCAATCAACGGTCAGCCCTATGCGGTGAACCCGTCGGTCCGCAACGGCACGCGCTTCGTCAACGGCGTCGACATCGGCGTGCCGGTGACCGGCGACGAATACAACGTGCAGTGGGACTACCAGCCGACCGAATATCTGCGCGAGAAGTACGTCAACGGCCAGCTCTCCTACGATTTCGGCGGCGTCGCGATCAAGTCGATCACCGGCTATACCAAGTTCCGCTCGCGCCGCAGCGGCGACCTCGACCAGTCGTCGGTGGTCTTCCCTGCCCCTGGCGTAGCCAGCGCTTTCGCGGGCTCGGGCATCCAGCAACCCGACACCGACGTGAAGACCTTCAGCCAGGAACTACAGCTGTCTTCGACCGACAAGAGCTCGCCGCTCCAGTGGATCGCCGGTGCCTATTACTTCCACGATATGCTCAACGAGCTCTACAGCCAGGTCTATACCGCGCCGACGGCGACCGCGCTTGGCACCCGCTCGCGTACGCAGATCGATACCAAGGCCTATGCGCTCTATGGCCAGGCGACCTATTCGCTGATCCCCGATACCCTGCGCCTGACCGCCGGCGTCCGCTATTCGGACGAGACCAAGAACTACGTGATCACCAACTTCACGGCGCCGGTCGGCACGTTCAACTTCAATACCCAGACTGCCGCACGCGGTGCGGGCCAGGCGAAGTTCAATAAGGTGACCTGGCGTGCTGGCGCGGAATTCAATGTCACGCGCGACAACATGATCTACGCATCGGTCTCGACCGGTTTCGAGTCGGGTGGCATCAACAACAATTCGAGCAACGCGCTGATCCCGCAGAGCTACGCGCCGCAGACCGTGACCGCCTATGAGCTGGGTTCGAAGAACAAGTTCGCCGATGGCCGCGTGATCCTCAACGCCAGCCTGTTCTACAACAAGTACAAGGATCTGCAGATCACGATCCTCGATCCGCTGACGAACCTTTCGTACTACGCCAGCGCCGGCGCGGCGCGCAGCTATGGTGCCGAGTTCGAACTGAAGACGCTGCCGGTCGACGGCCTGCATGTCGATCTGACGGCGGCGCTGCTCAATGCCAAGTTCACCAAGTACGTTCGCCCGAACCCGTTCGGCGACACCACGACGGTCAACCTGGCCGGCAAGCGCGTGCCGACCTCGCCGACGCTGAAGACCACCGCGAGCATCTCCTACGACGCCGACCTGGGCAGCGCCGGCACGATCTCGCCGCGCGTCGACGTACTCTATTCGACCAAGTACTACTCGACCGACTACAACACCGTGCTCGACCTTCAGAAGTCCTATGCCACGGTCGATGCAAGCCTGCGCTATACGCCGGAATCGGGCGCCTTCTATCTTGAAGGCTTCGTGAACAATCTGACCGACAAGGCCGTTATCTATTCGGCGACGCTCGGCGGTGCCGCCCGCGTCCAGGAATCGTTCAGCCCGCCCCGCGTCTGGGGCGTGCGCCTGGGCGCCAAGCTGCGCTAA